The Porphyromonadaceae bacterium W3.11 genome segment GTACCAATGAAGGCTTTGAGCTTATGCCTTTTTATAGAGCTGATGATATTGAAGATCTACCAACAATTAATACGCTGCCTGGCGTCTTCCCATATGTAAGGGGGACAAAAGCAGATAACAATTGGTTGGTTCGTCAGGAAATAGAGGTGGGCGATAATCCTGAAGTCATTAACGCAAAGTTGAAAGACTTAATGACTCGAGGGATTACTGCTGTAGGTCTTCATTTTGAAAAGTCCGCAGTAAATGTTGATACTGTAAAGTCTGTCCTTGATGGAATCTCTCTAGATCAGCTAGAGGTGAATTACTACTCTTGTAACCGTTTCGCTGTGACTTTGGCAGAGGCTGTAGTGGAAGCTTACAAGGCATTAGGGGTTAACTTGGATACAGCTAGAGGCTCAATTAACTTTAACCCTTTCCGTAAAATACTGAATAAGGGTATTGAATGTGAAAACTGGCTGACTAACTCAGTGGAAGTACTTAACGCGATCAAGCCTCTTAAGAACTTTACGGGTATTACTTTCCGTGCTGTTGACTTGGTTAATGCTGGTGCATATATTTACCAAGAGCTAGGTTACTCATTGGCTGCTGGAGCTGATTTACTTGAAAAGATCTCAGAAAAGAGCGGTGCTAGCATTGGTGACGTAGCTCGCAGGATGAGATTCGACATGGGTGTCGGAACTAACTACTTCATGGAGATAGCTAAATTCCGTGCAATGCGTTGGCTATGGGCGACTATCGTTAAGGCTAATGATGATAACACCTGCGATGAAGATGCGAAAGCTCTTGTTCATGCCGAGACTGGACTATGGAATAAGACCATCTATGATGCTTATGTTAATTTGCTTCGTACTCAGACTGAGAGTATGAGTGCTATATTGGGGGGCGTACACTCTCTAACCGTAGTGCCATTTGATAAGACCTTCTCTGAAGGCAGTGCATTCTCTGAGCGTATCGCTCGTAATCAACAATTACTACTTAAGGAAGAGAGCCACTTCGATAAGGTGGTGGATCCAGCAGGAGGCTCATATTATGTAGAGCATCTAACTAACTCTATCGCTGAGCAGGCTTGGAAACTCTTCTTAGAAGTCGAAGAAATGGGTGGCTTTGCTGTTGCAGCTGCTGCAGGTAACGTCCAAGAGGCTGTTAATAGCAGTAATGCAAAACGTCACAAAGCCATTGCGACTCGTCGTGAAAGCTTACTAGGAACTAACATATTCCCAAATATAACTGAAACTGCTACAGCTGAAAAATTAGCTGTAAACTTCACTCCAGTTGAGGGTGGCAACGTAGCAGCTCTAAATAAGAGCCGTGGTGCTTCTGACTTTGAAGCCCTTCGAATGGCTACTGAACGTTCAGAAAAAACACCAAAGGTATTCATGCTGACCATTGGTAACTTGGCCATGAGATTAGCTCGTTCGCAATTCTCTTCCAACTTCTTTGGTGTAGCAGGATATCAAATCATTGATAACCTAGGCTTCCAAACCGTAAAAGAGGGTGTCGATGCAGCTAGAAAAGCTGGTGCGGATATCATCTGTCTATGTTCTAGCGATGATGAATATGCAGAGTTTGGACCTCAAGCTTATGATGAAATTGCTGGAGAGATGCCATTAGTGATTGCTGGT includes the following:
- the mutA gene encoding methylmalonyl-CoA mutase small subunit, with product MKEKREKLFTEFPAVSRERWMEVVTADLKGKPFDKKLVWRTNEGFELMPFYRADDIEDLPTINTLPGVFPYVRGTKADNNWLVRQEIEVGDNPEVINAKLKDLMTRGITAVGLHFEKSAVNVDTVKSVLDGISLDQLEVNYYSCNRFAVTLAEAVVEAYKALGVNLDTARGSINFNPFRKILNKGIECENWLTNSVEVLNAIKPLKNFTGITFRAVDLVNAGAYIYQELGYSLAAGADLLEKISEKSGASIGDVARRMRFDMGVGTNYFMEIAKFRAMRWLWATIVKANDDNTCDEDAKALVHAETGLWNKTIYDAYVNLLRTQTESMSAILGGVHSLTVVPFDKTFSEGSAFSERIARNQQLLLKEESHFDKVVDPAGGSYYVEHLTNSIAEQAWKLFLEVEEMGGFAVAAAAGNVQEAVNSSNAKRHKAIATRRESLLGTNIFPNITETATAEKLAVNFTPVEGGNVAALNKSRGASDFEALRMATERSEKTPKVFMLTIGNLAMRLARSQFSSNFFGVAGYQIIDNLGFQTVKEGVDAARKAGADIICLCSSDDEYAEFGPQAYDEIAGEMPLVIAGAPACMEELKAKGIEHFVHVKVNVLETMQNFSRMLGLLDK